One genomic window of Bactrocera dorsalis isolate Fly_Bdor chromosome 4, ASM2337382v1, whole genome shotgun sequence includes the following:
- the LOC105233913 gene encoding putative uncharacterized protein DDB_G0291608, with protein sequence MRRECLLICLVLGISLTLTAVTEKSLTAEKGVIVVARSAGTPAAAHKPKATAAPLYTSSPRPPVAAVQPTAAPTKAPTVEVQPTAAPAEASTKSAPIIINAPPQLAPATAKQQVPVENVTEPKPLQTPPTVAEPALTEATPKQATPLQVTGFITKNGSIYEVVDKNGIGRIEGRQNSDTEAPFVCNYGAVVIYSDVACEEVTGVHVSGTHNRVQNSAAGNKEEEPAESQQSTAAVQQTVAENTNDNHNADDTTSNTDTSDIAKPNIKPNDDDDDSVEFDEVPVMKKRRRGNKKTSNQRKRNGNRQRPNAVREDGGNRRRQQVKRQRPQQQHQQRRRLQNNRNKSQRRRLQNQQEQQKVKRRRYQSGNRNKERRQNQRRGDNNKTHYIDIIYDYE encoded by the exons ATGCGTCGCGAGTGTTTGTTGATTTGCCTGGTGCTCGGCATCAGCCTTACGCTAACAGCAGTCACAG AAAAATCGCTTACAGCTGAGAAGGGCGTCATTGTTGTGGCACGTTCTGCCGGCACACCGGCCGCTGCGCACAAGCCAAAGGCTACAGCGGCGCCATTATACACATCCTCGCCACGTCCACCCGTCGCTGCGGTGCAACCGACGGCAGCGCCGACCAAAGCACCCACCGTTGAGGTCCAACCGACAGCAGCGCCCGCTGAGGCATCTACTAAATCCGCACCCATTATTATTAACGCACCACCCCAACTCGCCCCAGCAACAGCAAAGCAGCAAGTTCCAGTTGAAAATGTCACCGAGCCAAAGCCGTTACAAACACCGCCCACAGTTGCCGAGCCAGCACTAACAGAAGCGACACCGAAACAAGCGACGCCACTGCAAGTGACCGGCTTCATTACGAAGAACGGCAGCATATACGAAGTGGTGGACAAGAATGGCATCGGTCGTATCGAGGGTCGTCAGAATTCAGACACTGAGGCTCCGTTTGTCTGTAATTATGGCGCAGTGGTCATTTACAGTGATGTGGCCTGCGAAGAGGTGACCGGCGTACACGTCAGTGGAACACATAACAGAGTGCAAAATTCGGCAGCCGGCAATAAGGAAGAGGAACCGGCCGAGTCGCAGCAATCAACGGCTGCGGTTCAGCAAACAGTCGCCGAAAACACCAACGACAATCACAATGCTGATGATACCACCTCGAACACCGACACCAGCGATATCGCTAAACCCAACATCAAGCCtaatgacgatgatgatgactCGGTTGAGTTCGACGAAGTGCCGGTGATGAAGAAGCGTCGGCGCGGCAACAAGAAAACCAGCAATCAACGCAAACGTAACGGCAATCGTCAGCGTCCAAATGCTGTGCGTGAGGATGGTGGTAATCGTCGTCGACAGCAAGTCAAGCGTCAGCGACCACAACagcagcatcagcagcgtcGTCGTCTACAAAATAACCGTAATAAGAGTCAACGTAGACGCTTGCAAAACCAACAAGAACAACAGAAAGTAAAGAGACGCCGCTATCAAAGTGGCAATCGCAATAAAGAGCGACGTCAAAATCAACGGCGcggcgacaacaacaaaacacattaCATTGACATTATCTATGATTACGAGTGA